In Mustela lutreola isolate mMusLut2 chromosome 1, mMusLut2.pri, whole genome shotgun sequence, one genomic interval encodes:
- the C1H4orf3 gene encoding uncharacterized protein C4orf3 homolog has product MEAGAAAEDGPDGPRERRGLDEAGRQQQNHEVRSQSRADRFPKHSYWLDLWLFILFDVVLFIFVYLLP; this is encoded by the exons ATGGAGGCGGGCGCAGCTGCGGAAGATGGTCCGGACGGTCCTCGGGAGCGGCGAGGCTTGGATGAAGCTGGGAGGCAGCAGCAGAACCACGAAGTGCGATCTCAATCCCGGGCCGACCGGTTTCCAAAGCATTCCTACTGGTTGGATCTCTGGCTCTTCATCCTCTTCGATGTAGTGCTGTTTATCTTCGTCTATCTTTTACCATG A